The Trinickia acidisoli genome includes a window with the following:
- a CDS encoding DMT family transporter, protein MRSPDTHPRADTVRGALLVALSASAFGAMPIFGRYAYAGGTDVLGLLTLRFLIGGTLLAAVACRRGVAWPRGRTLWGIVAMGALGYVGQSLCYFTALQHAQASLVALLLYLYPAFVTLLAALWLGERLTRVKAAALVLCLAGSALMVGGGRGDPLGIALALAAAVVYSLYIVAGARVTRDVDPLATTAIVCLSAAAVFCTVSIARTLAGAPPHLPATAPAWAAIIAIALVSTVTAMLSFFAGLARLGAARTSMLSTLEPVVTVLLAAILLGERLAPLQWVGGVGVLAAVLWLVRAGGGAHDEAVSLEANQ, encoded by the coding sequence ATGCGTTCTCCCGATACTCACCCGCGCGCCGATACGGTGCGCGGCGCTCTGCTCGTGGCGTTATCCGCCAGTGCTTTCGGCGCGATGCCGATCTTCGGCCGTTATGCCTACGCAGGCGGCACCGACGTGCTCGGTCTGCTCACGCTTCGTTTCCTGATCGGCGGGACGCTGCTCGCGGCCGTCGCATGCCGGCGAGGCGTTGCCTGGCCGCGCGGGCGCACGCTTTGGGGCATCGTCGCGATGGGTGCGCTCGGCTACGTCGGCCAGTCGCTCTGCTATTTCACTGCGCTGCAGCACGCACAGGCGAGTCTCGTTGCGCTTTTGCTGTACCTCTATCCGGCGTTCGTCACGCTGCTGGCGGCGCTTTGGCTCGGAGAGCGTCTGACGCGCGTGAAAGCCGCCGCGCTCGTCCTGTGCTTGGCAGGCTCGGCGTTGATGGTCGGAGGCGGCCGAGGCGATCCGCTCGGCATTGCGCTCGCGCTCGCGGCGGCCGTCGTCTATTCGCTCTACATCGTGGCCGGCGCGCGCGTGACGCGCGACGTCGATCCGCTCGCGACGACGGCCATCGTCTGCTTGTCGGCGGCTGCCGTGTTCTGCACGGTGTCGATCGCGCGCACGTTGGCAGGTGCGCCGCCGCATCTGCCTGCTACCGCGCCCGCATGGGCCGCGATCATCGCGATCGCGCTCGTCTCGACGGTGACGGCGATGCTCTCGTTCTTCGCAGGGCTTGCGCGGCTCGGCGCGGCGCGCACGTCGATGCTCTCGACGCTCGAGCCCGTCGTCACGGTGTTGCTCGCTGCGATCTTGCTTGGCGAACGGTTGGCGCCGCTGCAATGGGTCGGGGGTGTTGGCGTGCTCGCGGCGGTGTTGTGGCTCGTGCGTGCCGGCGGCGGCGCTCACGACGAGGCCGTGTCGCTCGAAGCCAATCAATGA
- a CDS encoding DUF1841 family protein, producing the protein MFNPSRDEVRRFFIDTWRKQRTGEILTPLEAIAADWIVEHPEYQAELADEATAAADYAPEAGRTNPFLHLSMHLAISEQLSIDQPPGIRAAHERLAARLGSTHEAQHAIMECLGETIWEAQRSNTPPDTDAYLARIERRASRD; encoded by the coding sequence ATGTTCAATCCGAGCCGCGACGAAGTCCGACGCTTTTTCATCGACACCTGGCGCAAGCAGCGCACGGGCGAGATTCTCACCCCGCTCGAGGCGATAGCGGCCGATTGGATCGTCGAGCATCCCGAGTACCAAGCCGAGTTGGCCGACGAAGCGACGGCAGCGGCCGACTATGCCCCCGAGGCCGGCCGCACGAATCCGTTCCTGCATTTGTCGATGCATCTCGCAATCAGCGAACAGCTCTCGATCGACCAGCCGCCGGGGATCCGCGCCGCCCACGAGCGGCTCGCGGCACGGCTTGGCTCGACGCACGAGGCGCAGCACGCGATCATGGAATGCCTCGGCGAGACGATTTGGGAGGCGCAACGCAGCAACACGCCGCCCGATACCGACGCGTATCTCGCCCGAATCGAGCGGCGAGCATCACGCGATTGA
- a CDS encoding c-type cytochrome — MNKPDQALAIVAKAAGAALVALGGTIGSAHAASIDNGKALVEAHNCAACHGATFTNPVSNDYPKLAGQHADYIYWALRAYQTGTGNPNFGRSNAIMQAQVQSLSLSDMKDIGAYLESLPSNLVDKK, encoded by the coding sequence ATGAACAAGCCTGATCAGGCACTCGCCATCGTCGCCAAGGCTGCAGGGGCAGCGCTCGTCGCGCTCGGCGGCACGATCGGTTCGGCCCACGCGGCCAGTATCGACAACGGCAAGGCGCTCGTCGAAGCCCACAACTGCGCGGCCTGCCACGGGGCCACGTTCACGAACCCCGTCAGCAACGATTACCCGAAGCTGGCCGGCCAGCATGCCGACTATATCTACTGGGCGCTGCGCGCGTACCAGACGGGTACGGGCAACCCGAACTTCGGCCGCAGCAACGCGATCATGCAGGCGCAGGTGCAAAGCTTGTCGCTGAGCGACATGAAGGACATCGGAGCCTACCTCGAGTCGCTGCCGAGCAATCTGGTCGACAAAAAGTAA
- a CDS encoding c-type cytochrome, giving the protein MNSFVGKHVVTAALAVLAGFAVSAQAADVVGNAKAGQGKVAMCIGCHGIPDYRTAFPEVYRVPKLGGQNQQYLENALHEYKKGDRHFQTMHAVASSLSDQDIADIAAYYASQTPASTNNPDK; this is encoded by the coding sequence ATGAACTCTTTCGTCGGCAAACATGTCGTGACCGCAGCGCTCGCCGTGCTCGCGGGGTTTGCGGTGAGCGCGCAGGCGGCCGATGTGGTCGGCAATGCGAAGGCGGGCCAGGGCAAGGTCGCGATGTGCATCGGCTGTCACGGCATTCCCGACTACCGCACGGCGTTCCCCGAGGTCTATCGCGTGCCGAAGCTCGGCGGGCAGAATCAGCAATACCTCGAAAACGCGCTGCACGAGTACAAGAAGGGCGATCGCCACTTCCAGACGATGCACGCCGTTGCGTCATCGCTGTCGGATCAAGACATCGCCGATATCGCGGCGTACTACGCCTCGCAAACGCCGGCGTCGACGAACAATCCCGACAAGTGA
- a CDS encoding AAA family ATPase produces the protein MRFEGSSQYVATDDLKLAVNAAITLKRPLLIKGEPGTGKTMLAEEVAASLGMPLYQWHIKSTTKAQQGLYEYDAVSRLRDSQLGDARVQDIANYIVKGVLWQAFESDVPAVLLIDEIDKADIEFPNDLLRELDRMEFHVYETREIVRAKHRPLVVITSNNEKELPDAFLRRCFFHYIQFPDPSTMQRIVDVHYPGIREDLLRAAMASFFELRGVSGLKKKPSTSELLDWLKLLLAEDIPPEALRSPDQKQIVPPLAGALLKNEQDLSLFERLVYMNRHNR, from the coding sequence ATGCGCTTCGAAGGCTCGTCGCAGTACGTCGCCACCGACGATCTCAAACTCGCCGTCAACGCCGCGATCACGCTCAAGCGCCCGCTCTTGATCAAGGGCGAGCCCGGCACCGGCAAGACGATGCTCGCCGAAGAAGTCGCGGCCTCGCTCGGCATGCCGCTCTATCAGTGGCACATCAAATCGACGACCAAAGCGCAGCAGGGCCTGTACGAGTACGACGCCGTTTCGCGTCTGCGCGATTCGCAGCTCGGCGATGCGCGCGTGCAGGATATCGCGAACTACATCGTCAAGGGCGTACTCTGGCAGGCGTTCGAATCGGACGTGCCGGCCGTGCTGCTCATCGACGAAATCGACAAGGCCGACATCGAATTCCCGAACGACTTGCTGCGCGAGCTCGATCGCATGGAATTTCACGTCTACGAAACGCGCGAGATCGTGCGCGCCAAGCACCGGCCGCTCGTCGTCATCACCTCGAACAACGAGAAGGAGCTGCCCGACGCGTTCCTGCGCCGCTGCTTCTTCCATTACATCCAATTCCCGGATCCGTCGACGATGCAGCGGATCGTCGACGTCCATTACCCCGGCATCCGCGAGGACCTGCTGCGGGCGGCGATGGCGAGCTTCTTCGAACTGCGTGGCGTATCGGGCCTGAAAAAGAAGCCGTCGACGTCCGAACTGCTCGATTGGCTCAAGCTTCTGCTCGCCGAAGACATTCCGCCCGAGGCGCTGCGCTCGCCCGATCAGAAGCAAATCGTGCCGCCGCTCGCGGGCGCGCTGTTGAAAAACGAGCAAGACCTCAGCCTCTTCGAGCGCCTGGTCTACATGAATCGGCACAACCGCTAA
- a CDS encoding GNAT family N-acetyltransferase, which yields MPRWIEPVTLQGEHVVLEPLTLEHAPALAQAAADGELWKLWFTSVPAPGNEREYVETALDLAERGSATPFAVREARTSEVVGTTRLLNVEATHRRLEIGATWYAKRCQRSPLNTEAKYLLLRHSFDVLRAIAVEFRTHVMNHRSRAAIARLGAKQDGILRNHQIGRDGIYRDTVVFSIIESEWPAVRQNLLFKLGR from the coding sequence ATGCCCCGCTGGATCGAGCCCGTCACGCTGCAGGGCGAACATGTCGTGCTGGAACCCCTCACGCTCGAGCACGCGCCCGCACTCGCGCAAGCCGCCGCGGACGGGGAGTTGTGGAAGCTGTGGTTCACGAGCGTGCCTGCGCCGGGCAACGAGCGCGAGTACGTCGAAACGGCGCTCGACTTGGCCGAGCGCGGCAGCGCGACGCCGTTCGCGGTGCGCGAAGCGAGAACGAGCGAAGTCGTCGGCACCACGCGGCTGTTGAACGTCGAGGCCACGCATCGCCGGCTCGAGATCGGCGCCACCTGGTATGCGAAGCGATGCCAGCGCTCGCCGCTCAATACCGAGGCGAAGTATCTACTGCTGCGCCATTCGTTCGACGTGTTGCGCGCCATCGCCGTCGAGTTTCGCACGCACGTCATGAATCATCGCTCGCGCGCCGCCATCGCGCGGCTCGGCGCCAAGCAGGACGGCATCTTGCGCAACCATCAGATCGGCCGCGACGGCATCTATCGCGATACCGTGGTCTTTTCGATCATCGAATCGGAATGGCCGGCCGTGCGGCAGAACCTGCTGTTCAAGCTCGGGCGCTAG
- a CDS encoding vWA domain-containing protein, whose product MLIDFFYTLRAARLPVSVKEYLTLLEALRERVIGPSLDEFYYLARLVLIKDERYFDKFDQAFGAYFRGVQQLTDAAFALPLDWLEQRLRRELTAEEKAQIDAMGGIDKLMERLKALFDEQKGRHEGGNKWIGTGGTSPFGNGGYNPEGIRMGGQSAGNRTAVKVWETRAYRDYDDQVEIGTRNIKVALRRLRRFAREGAADELDLPNTIRSTAANAGWLDLKMVPERHNTVKVLMLLDVGGSMDDHIKRTEELFSAAKAQFKHLEFYYFHNCVYDHLWKNNRRRHVERMPTWDLLHKYTPDYKLIFVGDATMSPYEVLQAGGSVEYNNPEAGAVWLRRLADRFPHHAWLNPEPEALWEYRQSVAVIRQLLGERMYPLTLAGLETAMRRLSK is encoded by the coding sequence ATGCTGATCGACTTTTTCTACACGCTGCGCGCGGCTCGGTTGCCGGTGTCGGTCAAAGAATACTTGACGCTCCTCGAGGCGCTGCGCGAGCGCGTGATCGGGCCTTCGCTCGACGAGTTCTACTACCTCGCGCGCCTCGTGCTGATCAAGGACGAACGCTACTTCGACAAATTCGATCAAGCGTTCGGCGCCTACTTTCGCGGCGTACAGCAGCTAACCGATGCGGCCTTCGCGTTGCCGCTCGACTGGCTCGAGCAGCGCCTACGCCGCGAGCTCACGGCCGAAGAGAAAGCGCAAATCGACGCGATGGGCGGAATCGACAAGCTGATGGAGCGGCTCAAAGCGCTGTTCGACGAGCAAAAGGGACGTCACGAGGGCGGCAATAAATGGATCGGCACGGGCGGCACGTCGCCGTTCGGCAACGGCGGCTACAACCCCGAAGGCATTCGCATGGGCGGACAATCCGCCGGCAACCGAACCGCCGTCAAGGTTTGGGAAACGCGCGCCTATCGCGATTACGACGATCAAGTCGAAATCGGCACGCGTAACATCAAGGTCGCCCTGCGGCGGCTGCGCCGCTTCGCGCGCGAAGGCGCGGCCGACGAACTCGATCTGCCCAATACGATTCGCAGCACGGCGGCGAACGCGGGCTGGCTCGATCTGAAGATGGTGCCCGAGCGGCACAACACCGTGAAAGTGCTGATGCTGCTCGACGTCGGCGGCTCGATGGACGATCACATCAAGCGCACCGAGGAACTGTTCTCCGCGGCGAAAGCGCAGTTCAAGCATCTCGAGTTCTATTACTTCCACAACTGCGTCTACGACCACTTGTGGAAAAACAACCGGCGCCGGCACGTCGAGCGCATGCCGACCTGGGACCTGCTGCACAAGTACACGCCCGACTACAAGCTCATCTTCGTCGGCGACGCCACGATGAGCCCGTACGAAGTGCTGCAAGCGGGCGGTTCCGTCGAATACAACAATCCCGAGGCCGGCGCGGTCTGGCTGCGGCGGCTCGCCGATCGATTCCCGCACCATGCGTGGCTCAACCCCGAGCCGGAAGCGTTGTGGGAATATCGCCAATCCGTGGCGGTCATCCGTCAGTTGCTCGGCGAGCGCATGTATCCGCTGACGCTCGCCGGGCTCGAAACCGCGATGCGCAGGCTCAGCAAATAG
- a CDS encoding benzoate/H(+) symporter BenE family transporter: protein MTSPSTPDLPGPPTIRRALLQPFADTSLHSIVAGFVAMMTGYTSSLVLVFQAGRAAQLSDAQVSSWIWALSIGMAFSTILLSLRFRTPVVVAYSTPGAALLIAALPHVPYADAIGAFIVCAVLITAVGLTGWFDALMKRVPAGIAAALLAGILFEIGIEIFHAAQYQTTLVLTMFFVYLFVKRLAPRYAILTTLVVGTATAAVLGLIDFSHFHVALAHPVFTMPHFTLSAAVSLGVPLFVVAMASQNMPGLAVLRADGYTPPSAPLISTTGIASLVLAPFGSHGITLAAITAAICTGPEAHEDRTKRYTAAIWCGLFYLVAGIFGATIAALFAALPKALVVSVAALALFGSIMSGLTNAMSNVREREAALVTFMVTASGLTLLSIGSAFWGLTAGIITQVVLNARRT from the coding sequence ATGACTTCCCCTTCCACCCCCGATCTGCCCGGCCCGCCCACGATCCGCCGCGCGCTTTTGCAACCGTTCGCCGATACGTCGCTGCATTCGATCGTCGCGGGCTTCGTCGCGATGATGACGGGCTATACGAGCTCGCTCGTGCTCGTCTTCCAGGCCGGCCGCGCCGCGCAGTTGTCGGACGCGCAGGTCTCGTCGTGGATCTGGGCGCTCTCGATCGGCATGGCGTTCTCGACGATCCTGCTCTCGCTGCGCTTTCGCACGCCCGTCGTGGTCGCCTACTCGACTCCGGGCGCCGCGCTCTTGATCGCGGCGCTGCCGCACGTGCCGTATGCCGACGCGATCGGCGCCTTCATCGTCTGCGCGGTCCTGATCACGGCCGTCGGGCTCACGGGCTGGTTCGACGCACTCATGAAGCGTGTGCCGGCCGGCATCGCGGCAGCGCTGCTCGCGGGCATTCTGTTCGAAATCGGCATCGAGATCTTCCATGCGGCTCAGTATCAAACGACGCTCGTACTGACGATGTTCTTCGTCTACCTGTTCGTGAAACGCCTTGCGCCGCGCTATGCGATCTTGACGACGCTCGTCGTCGGCACCGCGACAGCGGCCGTGCTCGGGCTCATCGACTTCAGCCATTTTCACGTCGCGCTCGCGCATCCGGTGTTCACGATGCCGCACTTCACGCTGTCGGCCGCCGTGAGCCTTGGCGTGCCCCTGTTCGTCGTCGCCATGGCGTCGCAAAACATGCCGGGGCTCGCCGTGCTGCGCGCCGACGGCTACACCCCGCCGTCGGCGCCGCTCATTTCGACGACCGGCATCGCCTCGCTCGTGCTGGCTCCGTTCGGCTCGCACGGCATCACGCTCGCGGCGATCACCGCCGCCATCTGCACCGGCCCCGAAGCGCACGAGGACCGGACCAAGCGCTACACGGCCGCGATCTGGTGCGGCTTGTTCTACCTCGTCGCCGGCATCTTCGGCGCGACAATCGCCGCCCTGTTCGCGGCCTTGCCCAAAGCGCTCGTCGTTTCAGTGGCCGCGCTCGCGCTGTTCGGCTCGATCATGAGCGGCCTCACGAACGCGATGAGCAACGTCCGCGAGCGCGAAGCGGCGCTCGTGACGTTCATGGTGACGGCCTCGGGGCTCACGCTGCTCTCGATCGGCTCGGCTTTTTGGGGGCTCACCGCAGGCATCATCACGCAAGTCGTGCTCAATGCGCGGCGTACCTAG
- the tal gene encoding transaldolase translates to MTNALDQLKQYTIVVADTGDFQQLAQYKPRDATTNPSLILKAVQKDAYKPLLEKTVREHASKPATAIIDHLLIAFGCEILKIIPGRVSTEVDARLSFDAQRSIDKAHEIIKLYKAAGIERERVLIKLASTWEGVRAAEALQKEGVNCNMTLLFSPVQAAACAEAGAKLISPFVGRIYDWYKKQAGSDWDEAKMGGANDPGVQSVRRIYAYYKHFGYDTEVMGASFRTTSQIVELAGCDLLTISPDLLQKLHDSNDPVERKLSDKASGEAIERIAVDESSFRFQLNDDAMGTEKLAEGIRTFAADAIKLEKLIDSLR, encoded by the coding sequence ATGACCAATGCTCTCGACCAACTAAAGCAGTACACGATCGTCGTCGCGGACACCGGCGACTTCCAGCAGCTCGCGCAATACAAACCGCGCGATGCCACCACGAACCCCTCGCTGATCCTCAAAGCGGTCCAAAAAGACGCCTACAAGCCGCTGCTCGAGAAAACGGTGCGCGAGCACGCGAGCAAACCGGCCACCGCGATCATCGATCACTTGCTGATCGCCTTCGGCTGCGAAATCCTCAAGATCATTCCTGGGCGCGTGTCAACCGAAGTCGACGCGCGGCTCTCGTTCGACGCCCAACGCTCGATCGACAAAGCGCACGAGATCATCAAGCTCTACAAAGCGGCGGGCATCGAGCGCGAGCGTGTGCTGATCAAGCTCGCGTCGACCTGGGAAGGGGTGCGCGCTGCCGAGGCGCTGCAAAAGGAAGGCGTGAACTGCAACATGACGTTGCTGTTCTCCCCGGTGCAGGCGGCGGCCTGCGCGGAGGCTGGCGCGAAGCTGATCTCGCCGTTCGTCGGCCGCATCTACGATTGGTACAAGAAGCAGGCAGGCAGCGACTGGGATGAGGCAAAAATGGGCGGCGCCAACGATCCGGGCGTGCAATCGGTGCGTCGCATCTACGCCTACTACAAGCACTTCGGCTACGACACCGAGGTGATGGGCGCGAGCTTCCGCACGACGAGCCAGATCGTCGAGTTGGCGGGCTGCGACTTGCTGACGATCAGCCCCGATCTGCTGCAAAAGCTGCACGACAGCAATGACCCGGTCGAGCGCAAGCTCTCGGACAAGGCGTCCGGCGAAGCGATCGAGCGCATTGCCGTCGACGAGTCGTCGTTCCGTTTCCAACTCAACGACGATGCCATGGGAACCGAAAAGCTTGCCGAAGGCATCCGCACATTCGCGGCCGACGCGATCAAGCTCGAAAAGTTGATCGACTCGCTGCGTTGA
- the yjdN gene encoding VOC family metalloprotein YjdN encodes MVVQPYLYFYGRCDEALAFYEQALGAEVTFKMRNKDAPAEYAAEGEAGERIMHASFKVGQTTLMATDGMPTDTTPPAYSGFSISVSLDSVAKGEKIFDALAQGGQVRFAWQPTFWAKGFGTVTDKFGVPWMVNVENKEP; translated from the coding sequence ATGGTGGTTCAACCTTATCTGTACTTCTACGGCCGCTGCGACGAAGCGCTCGCGTTCTACGAGCAGGCGCTCGGCGCCGAGGTCACGTTCAAGATGCGCAACAAGGACGCGCCCGCCGAGTATGCGGCCGAGGGCGAAGCGGGCGAGCGCATCATGCACGCATCGTTCAAGGTCGGGCAGACCACGCTGATGGCCACCGACGGCATGCCGACCGACACCACGCCGCCCGCCTATTCCGGCTTCAGCATTTCGGTGTCGCTCGACAGCGTGGCCAAGGGGGAAAAGATTTTCGATGCGCTCGCGCAGGGCGGCCAAGTGCGCTTTGCCTGGCAGCCGACGTTCTGGGCCAAGGGTTTCGGCACGGTCACCGACAAATTCGGCGTGCCGTGGATGGTCAACGTCGAAAACAAGGAGCCTTGA
- a CDS encoding FUSC family protein codes for MSHRFRPFRWLTTLLPRAVVSPYCRFRHAGVLHGVRVGLAMLVSILVTTGIHVPNGIWASVTVLVVIGGLQHHGNIRKKAADRALGTTLGAFVGLVLIAQLHVIGSMPLTYVLMAIAAGVCGYYAIGEAGYIALLTAITICIVAGHGGSTIETGLWRTLNVLIGIAIALAFSFALPLYATYSWRYLLARNLRDCARIRERIACGRPLDVEAHVAAFAALNGRLVKLRSLMPSVAKEVDIPLKRLEAIQRLHRSTLSALEMMSTSAAMHPAAAGETDDHARAERACLLTMARALRFGSESRAGQRLAATPSGAEGAHVGPARGAPDETLPGPRWIAQWFAEQVDALRGLLAETEPHWHIEGDIAASAQMRRPR; via the coding sequence GTGAGCCACCGTTTTCGTCCTTTCCGATGGCTGACGACGTTGCTTCCGCGCGCCGTCGTCTCGCCGTACTGCCGGTTCCGGCATGCGGGCGTGCTGCATGGCGTTCGCGTCGGGCTCGCGATGCTCGTCTCGATCCTCGTCACGACGGGCATTCATGTCCCGAACGGCATTTGGGCTTCGGTGACGGTGCTCGTCGTCATCGGCGGCTTGCAGCATCACGGCAACATTCGCAAGAAGGCTGCCGATCGCGCGCTCGGGACGACGCTCGGCGCCTTCGTCGGGCTCGTGTTGATCGCTCAACTGCACGTGATCGGTTCGATGCCGCTCACTTACGTGCTGATGGCGATCGCGGCCGGCGTCTGCGGTTATTACGCGATCGGTGAAGCCGGCTATATCGCGCTCTTGACGGCCATCACGATCTGCATCGTGGCAGGGCATGGCGGCAGCACGATCGAAACGGGCCTGTGGCGTACGCTGAACGTGCTGATCGGCATTGCGATCGCGCTTGCGTTTTCATTCGCCTTGCCGCTGTACGCGACCTACTCTTGGCGCTATCTGCTCGCACGCAATCTGCGCGATTGCGCGCGCATCCGCGAACGCATCGCGTGCGGTCGTCCGCTCGACGTCGAGGCACACGTCGCGGCCTTCGCCGCCTTGAACGGCCGGCTGGTCAAGCTGCGCTCGCTGATGCCCTCCGTGGCGAAAGAGGTCGATATTCCCTTGAAGCGGCTGGAGGCCATCCAACGCTTGCATCGCTCAACGCTGAGCGCGCTCGAAATGATGTCGACGAGCGCGGCGATGCATCCGGCGGCGGCGGGAGAGACCGACGATCACGCCCGCGCCGAACGGGCTTGCTTGTTGACGATGGCGCGGGCGTTGCGCTTCGGCTCCGAATCGCGCGCGGGGCAGCGCTTGGCCGCGACGCCGTCCGGGGCGGAAGGCGCGCACGTTGGTCCGGCGAGGGGGGCGCCCGACGAAACGCTGCCGGGGCCGCGCTGGATCGCTCAATGGTTTGCGGAGCAAGTCGATGCGCTCAGAGGGCTGCTCGCCGAGACGGAGCCGCACTGGCACATCGAAGGGGACATTGCGGCCAGCGCGCAGATGCGCCGCCCGCGCTGA
- the mctP gene encoding monocarboxylate uptake permease MctP: MNATATFVFVLFFVGVTILGFVAAHWRRGDLNHLEEWGLGGRRFGTIVTWFLLGGDLYTAYTFVAVPALVFGAGATGFFALPYTILIYPFAFVVFPKLWTVAKRHGYVTSADFVSARYGSRTLALAVAVTGIVATMPYIALQLLGIEVVIGGLGFDTSGFVGDLPLIIAFAILAAYTYTSGLRAPAMIAVVKDLLIYITIIAAIIVIPAQLGGFGHIFSAVPHAKLLLKAPDAASLNGYSAYATLAVGSALALFLYPHSITAILSSSSSNSIRRNMAMLPAYSLVLGLLALLGYMALASGVKDMPEFAPYFKAFGPNFAVPALFLHFFPSWFVGVAFAAIAIGALVPAAIMSIAASNLYTRNIHREFVNRNMTHEQETSVAKLVSLIVKVGAVAFILGLPLTYAIQLQLLGGIWIIQTLPAIVLGLYTRKLDSRGLLAGWAAGIAVGTWMAGSLGLKSSIYAIHIGGHAIPGYAAVWSLVVNLVVAIVVSAAVRVIGMSRAEDRTRPEDYLDAVEG, encoded by the coding sequence ATGAACGCCACAGCAACATTCGTTTTCGTTCTATTTTTCGTCGGGGTGACGATCCTCGGCTTCGTCGCCGCTCACTGGCGGCGCGGTGATCTCAACCACTTGGAAGAGTGGGGCCTCGGCGGCCGCCGCTTCGGCACGATCGTCACGTGGTTCCTGCTCGGTGGAGACTTGTACACGGCCTATACGTTCGTGGCCGTGCCGGCCCTCGTGTTCGGCGCCGGCGCGACGGGCTTTTTCGCGTTGCCCTACACGATCCTCATCTATCCGTTCGCGTTCGTCGTGTTTCCGAAGTTGTGGACGGTCGCCAAGCGTCACGGCTACGTGACGTCGGCCGACTTCGTCAGCGCCCGCTACGGCAGCCGCACGTTGGCGCTGGCCGTGGCCGTGACGGGTATCGTCGCGACGATGCCTTATATCGCGCTGCAGCTCCTCGGGATCGAAGTGGTGATCGGTGGCCTCGGCTTCGACACGTCGGGCTTCGTCGGCGATTTGCCGCTCATCATCGCCTTTGCGATTCTCGCCGCCTATACCTACACGTCGGGTCTGCGCGCCCCGGCCATGATCGCGGTCGTCAAGGACTTGCTGATCTACATCACGATCATCGCGGCGATCATCGTCATTCCGGCGCAGCTCGGCGGCTTCGGCCACATCTTCAGCGCCGTGCCGCATGCGAAGCTGCTGCTCAAGGCGCCCGACGCCGCGAGCCTGAACGGCTATAGCGCTTACGCGACACTGGCCGTCGGGTCGGCGCTCGCGCTGTTCCTGTACCCGCACTCGATCACGGCGATCCTGTCTTCGTCCTCGAGCAACTCGATTCGCCGCAACATGGCGATGTTGCCCGCGTACTCGCTCGTGCTCGGCTTGCTTGCGCTGCTCGGCTACATGGCGCTCGCATCGGGGGTGAAGGACATGCCCGAGTTCGCGCCGTACTTCAAGGCGTTCGGTCCGAACTTTGCCGTGCCGGCCCTGTTCCTGCACTTCTTCCCGTCATGGTTCGTCGGGGTGGCGTTCGCGGCGATCGCGATCGGTGCACTCGTTCCCGCCGCGATCATGTCGATTGCCGCGTCGAACCTGTACACGCGCAACATCCATCGCGAGTTCGTCAACCGCAATATGACGCACGAGCAGGAAACGAGCGTTGCCAAGCTCGTGTCGCTGATCGTCAAGGTTGGCGCCGTCGCCTTCATTCTGGGCCTGCCGCTCACCTACGCGATTCAGCTTCAACTGCTCGGCGGGATCTGGATCATCCAGACGCTGCCTGCGATCGTGCTCGGCCTCTATACGCGCAAGCTCGATTCGCGCGGTCTGCTGGCCGGCTGGGCGGCGGGCATCGCGGTGGGCACCTGGATGGCGGGGTCGCTGGGGCTCAAGAGTTCGATCTACGCGATCCATATCGGCGGCCACGCGATTCCAGGGTATGCGGCCGTGTGGTCGCTCGTCGTGAACCTCGTCGTGGCGATCGTCGTCAGCGCCGCGGTACGCGTGATCGGCATGAGCCGTGCCGAAGATCGTACGCGTCCGGAGGACTACCTCGACGCAGTGGAAGGCTGA
- a CDS encoding DUF3311 domain-containing protein, with product MAHNADANRASKHWLWLLVVPWIAMIWVPSYNKVDPQLWGFPFFYWYQLFWVLASAVITAVVYFKTKTRSKPGASAGDAR from the coding sequence ATGGCTCACAATGCCGACGCCAATCGAGCCTCCAAGCACTGGCTCTGGCTGCTGGTAGTGCCCTGGATCGCCATGATCTGGGTGCCGTCGTACAACAAGGTCGACCCGCAACTGTGGGGCTTCCCATTCTTCTATTGGTACCAGTTGTTCTGGGTGTTAGCGAGCGCTGTCATCACGGCCGTCGTCTATTTCAAGACAAAAACGCGTTCGAAGCCGGGCGCCTCTGCCGGAGACGCTCGATGA